Proteins from a genomic interval of Papaver somniferum cultivar HN1 chromosome 4, ASM357369v1, whole genome shotgun sequence:
- the LOC113275048 gene encoding fasciclin-like arabinogalactan protein 8, producing the protein MAVSNRNTMILIFLILTVFSTTPLPTSGAAASHNITEILSKFPDYSVYNDYLTKTKVSDEINSRQTITVLVLNNGAMGSLTSGNHPLSVIKKALSLLVILDYFDAQKLHDISEGTTLSTTLYQTTGNAPGNLGFVNITDMKGGKVALGSAAPGSKLDSNYTKSVKQIPYSLSVLEISAPIIAPGILTAPNTSALNTTALLEKAGCKTFSSMLISSGVLKMYESSALDKGLTLFAPSDEAFKKDVGKPGKPDLSKLSSAEIVTMLQYHAIPSYTPIGTLKTNKDHPISTLATNGAKKFEFSVTTAGDSVTLNTGVDSSRVAGTIIDETPLCIFTVDDILLPVELFGTSPSPSPSLAPEPSVSDSPSSAPSPLSSDSPSSAPSPSPESADTPSPSPSTAPFASPPAPASGESPNGSPADSPDSADDSSSDGKSHGVIVHVSFFKTLILTVSAGALLAWNL; encoded by the coding sequence ATGGCTGTTTCAAACAGAAACACCATGATACTAATCTTCTTGATTCTTACAGTATTCTCAACAACACCATTACCAACTTCTGGTGCTGCTGCATCACATAACATTACAGAGATTCTCTCAAAGTTTCCAGATTACAGTGTTTACAATGACTACCTAACAAAAACCAAAGTCTCTGATGAAATCAACAGTAGACAAACAATCACAGTCTTGGTACTCAACAATGGAGCTATGGGAAGTTTAACATCTGGTAATCATCCATTATCAGTTATCAAGAAAGCACTGTCATTACTTGTTATTCTTGATTATTTTGATGCTCAGAAACTCCATGATATCTCTGAAGGTACTACTCTGTCTACCACTCTTTATCAAACTACTGGTAATGCACCTGGTAATCTTGGGTTTGTTAATATTACTGATATGAAAGGTGGGAAAGTTGCTTTAGGTTCTGCTGCACCTGGATCTAAACTTGATTCTAATTACACTAAATCTGTCAAACAAATCCCATATTCACTCTCTGTTTTAGAGATTTCTGCACCAATTATTGCACCTGGTATTTTAACAGCACCAAACACatcagctttgaacaccacagcTTTGTTAGAGAAAGCTGGTTGCAAGACATTTTCTTCAATGCTGATTTCTTCTGGTGTATTGAAGATGTATGAATCATCAGCTCTTGACAAAGGATTAACATTATTTGCACCATCTGATGAAGCATTTAAAAAAGATGTTGGTAAACCAGGTAAACCAGATCTATCAAAATTATCAAGTGCTGAGATTGTTACAATGCTTCAATATCATGCTATTCCTAGTTACACACCAATTGGTACATTGAAAACAAATAAAGATCATCCAATCTCAACATTAGCTACTAATGGTGCAAAGAAATTTGAGTTCTCTGTTACTACTGCTGGTGATTCTGTCACTCTGAATACCGGTGTTGATTCATCTAGAGTTGCTGGTACTATTATTGATGAAACTCCTTTGTGTATTTTCACTGTGGATGATATTTTGTTACCGGTGGAGTTATTTGGTACATCGCCATCACCGTCTCCATCATTAGCACCTGAACCATCAGTATCAGATTCACCTTCCTCAGCACCATCACCTTTAAGTTCAGATTCACCTTCTTCGGCACCATCTCCGTCACCGGAAAGTGCTGATACACCTAGTCCATCACCATCAACGGCACCTTTTGCATCACCACCAGCACCAGCTTCCGGTGAATCACCTAATGGATCACCAGCTGATTCTCCTGATAGTGCTGATGATTCTAGTTCTGATGGAAAGAGTCATGGTGTAATTGTTCATGTTTcgttcttcaaaaccctaattttgactgtTTCTGCTGGTGCTCTACTTGCTTGGAACTTGTGA